In Diabrotica undecimpunctata isolate CICGRU chromosome 4, icDiaUnde3, whole genome shotgun sequence, a single genomic region encodes these proteins:
- the LOC140439465 gene encoding uncharacterized protein isoform X1 gives MKMDCCKQGESRKIVKQCKFTKQDGTEVDCECTCTCLCESDCQGCPGKNGCNCDCSEKTAELGPDGKYRCKCECTCSSQKKDCCKQGEFRKIVKQCKFTKQDGTEVDCECTCTCLCKSDCQGCPGKNGCNCDCSEKTAELGSDGKYRCKCECTCSSQKEDCCNQGESRKIVKQCKFTKQDGTEVDCECTCTCLCKSDYQGCPGKNSCNCDCSEKTAELGSDGKYRCKCECTCSSQKEDCCNQGESRKIVKQCKFTKQDGTEVDCECTCTCLCKSDCQGCPIKNGCNCDCSEKTAEIGSDGKYRCKCECTCSSQKEDCCNQGESRKIVKQCKFTKQDGTEVDCECTCTCLCKSDCQGCPGKNSCNCDCSEKTAELGSDGKYRCKCECTCSSQNEDCCNQGESRKIAKQCKFTKQDGTEVDCECTCTCLCKSDCQGCPGKNGCNCDCSEKTAELGSDGKYRCKCECTCSSQKEDCCNQGESRKIVKQCKFTKQDGTEVDCECTCTCLCKSDYQGCPGKNSCNCDCSEKTAELGSDGKYRCKCECTCSSQNEDCCNQGESRKIVKQCKFTKQDGTEVDCECTCTCLCKSDCQGCPGKNGSNCDCSEKTGELGSDGKYRCKCECACSSQNEDYCNQGESRKIVKQCKFTKQDCSEKTAELGPDGKYRCKCECTCSSQKKDCCKQGEFRKIVKQCKFTKQDGTEVDCECTCTCLCESDCQGCPGKNGCNCDCSEKTAELGPDGKYRCKCECTCSSQKKDCCKQGEFRKIVKQCKFTKQDGTEVDCECTCTCLCESDCQGCPGKNGCNCDCSEKTAELGPDGKYRCKCECTCSSQKKDCCKQGEFRKIVKHRKFTKQDGTEVDCECTCTCLCESDCQGCPGKNGCNCDCSEKTAKLGPDGKYRCKCECTCSSQKKDCCKQGEFRKIVKQCKFTKQDGTEVDCECTCTCLCESDCQGCPGKNSCNYECSDKTAQLGPDGKYRCTYECTC, from the exons atg AAAATGGATTGTTGTAAGCAAGGAGAATCCCGCAAAATTGTCAAACAATGCAAGTTTACTAAGCAAGACGGCACTGAAGTAGATTGCGAATGCACTTGCACATGCCTATGTGAAAGTGATTGCCAAGGTTGTCCTGGAAAAAACGGATGCAATTGCGACTGTTCTGAAAAAACTGCTGAACTAGGACCTGATGGAAAATACCGATGCAAATGTGAATGTACATGCAGCTCACAG AAAAAGGATTGTTGCAAGCAAGGAGAATTCCGCAAAATTGTCAAGCAATGCAAGTTTACTAAGCAAGACGGCACTGAAGTAGATTGCGAATGCACTTGCACATGCCTATGTAAAAGTGACTGCCAAGGTTGTCCTGGAAAAAACGGCTGCAATTGCGACTGTTCTGAAAAAACTGCTGAACTAGGATCTGATGGAAAATACCGATGCAAATGTGAATGTACATGCAGCTCACAG AAAGAGGATTGTTGTAATCAAGGAGAATCCCGTAAAATTGTCAAACAATGCAAGTTTACTAAGCAAGACGGCACTGAAGTAGATTGCGAATGCACTTGCACATGCCTATGTAAAAGTGACTACCAAGGTTGTCCTGGAAAAAACAGCTGCAATTGCGATTGTTCTGAAAAAACTGCTGAACTAGGATCTGATGGAAAATACCGATGCAAATGTGAATGTACATGCAGCTCACAG AAAGAGGATTGTTGTAATCAAGGAGAATCCCGCAAAATTGTCAAACAATGCAAGTTTACTAAGCAAGACGGCACTGAAGTAGATTGCGAATGCACTTGCACATGCCTATGTAAAAGTGACTGCCAAGGTTGTCCTATAAAAAACGGCTGCAATTGCGACTGTTCTGAAAAAACTGCTGAGATAGGATCTGATGGAAAATACCGATGCAAATGTGAATGTACATGCAGCTCACAG AAAGAGGATTGTTGTAATCAAGGAGAATCCCGCAAAATTGTCAAACAATGCAAGTTTACTAAGCAAGACGGCACTGAAGTAGATTGCGAATGCACTTGCACATGCCTATGTAAAAGTGACTGCCAAGGTTGTCCTGGAAAAAACAGCTGCAATTGCGACTGTTCTGAAAAAACTGCTGAACTAGGATCTGATGGAAAATACCGATGCAAATGTGAATGTACATGCAGCTCACAG AACGAGGATTGTTGTAATCAAGGAGAATCCCGCAAAATTGCCAAACAATGCAAGTTTACTAAGCAAGACGGCACTGAAGTAGATTGCGAATGCACTTGCACATGCCTATGTAAAAGTGACTGCCAAGGTTGTCCTGGAAAAAACGGCTGCAATTGCGACTGTTCTGAAAAAACTGCTGAACTAGGATCTGATGGAAAATACCGATGCAAATGTGAATGTACATGCAGCTCACAG AAAGAGGATTGTTGTAATCAAGGAGAATCCCGCAAAATTGTCAAACAATGCAAGTTTACTAAGCAAGACGGCACTGAAGTAGATTGCGAATGCACTTGCACATGCCTATGTAAAAGTGACTACCAAGGTTGTCCTGGAAAAAACAGCTGCAATTGCGATTGTTCTGAAAAAACTGCTGAACTAGGATCTGATGGAAAATACCGATGCAAATGTGAATGTACATGCAGCTCACAG AACGAGGATTGTTGTAATCAAGGAGAATCCCGCAAAATTGTCAAACAATGCAAGTTTACTAAGCAAGACGGCACTGAAGTAGATTGCGAATGCACTTGCACATGCCTATGTAAAAGTGACTGCCAAGGTTGTCCTGGAAAAAACGGCAGCAATTGCGACTGTTCTGAAAAAACTGGTGAACTAGGATCTGATGGAAAATACCGATGCAAATGTGAATGTGCATGCAGCTCACAG AACGAGGATTATTGTAATCAAGGAGAATCCCGCAAAATTGTCAAACAATGCAAGTTTACTAAGCAAGACTGTTCTGAAAAAACTGCTGAACTAGGACCTGATGGAAAATACCGATGCAAATGTGAATGTACATGCAGCTCACAG AAAAAGGATTGTTGCAAGCAAGGAGAATTCCGCAAAATTGTCAAACAATGCAAGTTTACCAAGCAAGACGGCACTGAAGTAGATTGCGAATGCACTTGCACATGCCTATGTGAAAGTGACTGCCAAGGTTGTCCTGGAAAAAACGGCTGCAATTGCGACTGTTCTGAAAAAACTGCTGAACTAGGACCTGATGGAAAATACCGATGCAAATGTGAATGTACATGCAGCTCACAG AAAAAGGATTGTTGCAAGCAAGGAGAATTCCGCAAAATTGTCAAACAATGCAAGTTTACCAAGCAAGACGGCACTGAAGTAGATTGCGAATGCACTTGCACATGCCTATGTGAAAGTGACTGCCAAGGTTGTCCTGGAAAAAACGGCTGCAATTGCGACTGTTCTGAAAAAACTGCTGAACTAGGACCTGATGGAAAATACCGATGCAAATGTGAATGTACATGCAGCTCACAG AAAAAGGATTGTTGCAAGCAAGGAGAATTTCGCAAAATTGTCAAACATCGCAAGTTTACCAAGCAAGACGGCACTGAAGTAGATTGCGAATGCACTTGCACATGCCTATGTGAAAGTGACTGCCAAGGTTGTCCTGGAAAAAACGGCTGCAATTGCGACTGTTCTGAAAAAACTGCTAAACTAGGGCCTGATGGAAAATACCGATGCAAATGTGAATGTACATGCAGCTCACAG AAAAAGGATTGTTGCAAGCAAGGAGAATTTCGCAAAATTGTCAAACAATGCAAGTTTACCAAGCAAGACGGCACTGAAGTAGATTGCGAATGCACTTGCACATGCCTATGTGAAAGTGACTGCCAAGGTTGTCCTGGAAAAAATAGCTGTAATTACGAGTGCTCTGACAAAACTGCTCAGCTAGGACCCGATGGAAAATATCGATGCACATATGAATGTACATGTtag
- the LOC140439465 gene encoding uncharacterized protein isoform X3, with amino-acid sequence MKMDCCKQGESRKIVKQCKFTKQDGTEVDCECTCTCLCESDCQGCPGKNGCNCDCSEKTAELGPDGKYRCKCECTCSSQKKDCCKQGEFRKIVKQCKFTKQDGTEVDCECTCTCLCKSDCQGCPGKNGCNCDCSEKTAELGSDGKYRCKCECTCSSQKEDCCNQGESRKIVKQCKFTKQDGTEVDCECTCTCLCKSDYQGCPGKNSCNCDCSEKTAELGSDGKYRCKCECTCSSQKEDCCNQGESRKIVKQCKFTKQDGTEVDCECTCTCLCKSDCQGCPIKNGCNCDCSEKTAEIGSDGKYRCKCECTCSSQKEDCCNQGESRKIVKQCKFTKQDGTEVDCECTCTCLCKSDCQGCPGKNSCNCDCSEKTAELGSDGKYRCKCECTCSSQNEDCCNQGESRKIAKQCKFTKQDGTEVDCECTCTCLCKSDCQGCPGKNGCNCDCSEKTAELGSDGKYRCKCECTCSSQKEDCCNQGESRKIVKQCKFTKQDGTEVDCECTCTCLCKSDYQGCPGKNSCNCDCSEKTAELGSDGKYRCKCECTCSSQKKDCCKQGEFRKIVKQCKFTKQDGTEVDCECTCTCLCESDCQGCPGKNGCNCDCSEKTAELGPDGKYRCKCECTCSSQKKDCCKQGEFRKIVKQCKFTKQDGTEVDCECTCTCLCESDCQGCPGKNGCNCDCSEKTAELGPDGKYRCKCECTCSSQKKDCCKQGEFRKIVKHRKFTKQDGTEVDCECTCTCLCESDCQGCPGKNGCNCDCSEKTAKLGPDGKYRCKCECTCSSQKKDCCKQGEFRKIVKQCKFTKQDGTEVDCECTCTCLCESDCQGCPGKNSCNYECSDKTAQLGPDGKYRCTYECTC; translated from the exons atg AAAATGGATTGTTGTAAGCAAGGAGAATCCCGCAAAATTGTCAAACAATGCAAGTTTACTAAGCAAGACGGCACTGAAGTAGATTGCGAATGCACTTGCACATGCCTATGTGAAAGTGATTGCCAAGGTTGTCCTGGAAAAAACGGATGCAATTGCGACTGTTCTGAAAAAACTGCTGAACTAGGACCTGATGGAAAATACCGATGCAAATGTGAATGTACATGCAGCTCACAG AAAAAGGATTGTTGCAAGCAAGGAGAATTCCGCAAAATTGTCAAGCAATGCAAGTTTACTAAGCAAGACGGCACTGAAGTAGATTGCGAATGCACTTGCACATGCCTATGTAAAAGTGACTGCCAAGGTTGTCCTGGAAAAAACGGCTGCAATTGCGACTGTTCTGAAAAAACTGCTGAACTAGGATCTGATGGAAAATACCGATGCAAATGTGAATGTACATGCAGCTCACAG AAAGAGGATTGTTGTAATCAAGGAGAATCCCGTAAAATTGTCAAACAATGCAAGTTTACTAAGCAAGACGGCACTGAAGTAGATTGCGAATGCACTTGCACATGCCTATGTAAAAGTGACTACCAAGGTTGTCCTGGAAAAAACAGCTGCAATTGCGATTGTTCTGAAAAAACTGCTGAACTAGGATCTGATGGAAAATACCGATGCAAATGTGAATGTACATGCAGCTCACAG AAAGAGGATTGTTGTAATCAAGGAGAATCCCGCAAAATTGTCAAACAATGCAAGTTTACTAAGCAAGACGGCACTGAAGTAGATTGCGAATGCACTTGCACATGCCTATGTAAAAGTGACTGCCAAGGTTGTCCTATAAAAAACGGCTGCAATTGCGACTGTTCTGAAAAAACTGCTGAGATAGGATCTGATGGAAAATACCGATGCAAATGTGAATGTACATGCAGCTCACAG AAAGAGGATTGTTGTAATCAAGGAGAATCCCGCAAAATTGTCAAACAATGCAAGTTTACTAAGCAAGACGGCACTGAAGTAGATTGCGAATGCACTTGCACATGCCTATGTAAAAGTGACTGCCAAGGTTGTCCTGGAAAAAACAGCTGCAATTGCGACTGTTCTGAAAAAACTGCTGAACTAGGATCTGATGGAAAATACCGATGCAAATGTGAATGTACATGCAGCTCACAG AACGAGGATTGTTGTAATCAAGGAGAATCCCGCAAAATTGCCAAACAATGCAAGTTTACTAAGCAAGACGGCACTGAAGTAGATTGCGAATGCACTTGCACATGCCTATGTAAAAGTGACTGCCAAGGTTGTCCTGGAAAAAACGGCTGCAATTGCGACTGTTCTGAAAAAACTGCTGAACTAGGATCTGATGGAAAATACCGATGCAAATGTGAATGTACATGCAGCTCACAG AAAGAGGATTGTTGTAATCAAGGAGAATCCCGCAAAATTGTCAAACAATGCAAGTTTACTAAGCAAGACGGCACTGAAGTAGATTGCGAATGCACTTGCACATGCCTATGTAAAAGTGACTACCAAGGTTGTCCTGGAAAAAACAGCTGCAATTGCGATTGTTCTGAAAAAACTGCTGAACTAGGATCTGATGGAAAATACCGATGCAAATGTGAATGTACATGCAGCTCACAG AAAAAGGATTGTTGCAAGCAAGGAGAATTCCGCAAAATTGTCAAACAATGCAAGTTTACCAAGCAAGACGGCACTGAAGTAGATTGCGAATGCACTTGCACATGCCTATGTGAAAGTGACTGCCAAGGTTGTCCTGGAAAAAACGGCTGCAATTGCGACTGTTCTGAAAAAACTGCTGAACTAGGACCTGATGGAAAATACCGATGCAAATGTGAATGTACATGCAGCTCACAG AAAAAGGATTGTTGCAAGCAAGGAGAATTCCGCAAAATTGTCAAACAATGCAAGTTTACCAAGCAAGACGGCACTGAAGTAGATTGCGAATGCACTTGCACATGCCTATGTGAAAGTGACTGCCAAGGTTGTCCTGGAAAAAACGGCTGCAATTGCGACTGTTCTGAAAAAACTGCTGAACTAGGACCTGATGGAAAATACCGATGCAAATGTGAATGTACATGCAGCTCACAG AAAAAGGATTGTTGCAAGCAAGGAGAATTTCGCAAAATTGTCAAACATCGCAAGTTTACCAAGCAAGACGGCACTGAAGTAGATTGCGAATGCACTTGCACATGCCTATGTGAAAGTGACTGCCAAGGTTGTCCTGGAAAAAACGGCTGCAATTGCGACTGTTCTGAAAAAACTGCTAAACTAGGGCCTGATGGAAAATACCGATGCAAATGTGAATGTACATGCAGCTCACAG AAAAAGGATTGTTGCAAGCAAGGAGAATTTCGCAAAATTGTCAAACAATGCAAGTTTACCAAGCAAGACGGCACTGAAGTAGATTGCGAATGCACTTGCACATGCCTATGTGAAAGTGACTGCCAAGGTTGTCCTGGAAAAAATAGCTGTAATTACGAGTGCTCTGACAAAACTGCTCAGCTAGGACCCGATGGAAAATATCGATGCACATATGAATGTACATGTtag
- the LOC140439465 gene encoding uncharacterized protein isoform X2 — MKMDCCKQGESRKIVKQCKFTKQDGTEVDCECTCTCLCESDCQGCPGKNGCNCDCSEKTAELGPDGKYRCKCECTCSSQKKDCCKQGEFRKIVKQCKFTKQDGTEVDCECTCTCLCKSDCQGCPGKNGCNCDCSEKTAELGSDGKYRCKCECTCSSQKEDCCNQGESRKIVKQCKFTKQDGTEVDCECTCTCLCKSDYQGCPGKNSCNCDCSEKTAELGSDGKYRCKCECTCSSQKEDCCNQGESRKIVKQCKFTKQDGTEVDCECTCTCLCKSDCQGCPIKNGCNCDCSEKTAEIGSDGKYRCKCECTCSSQKEDCCNQGESRKIVKQCKFTKQDGTEVDCECTCTCLCKSDCQGCPGKNSCNCDCSEKTAELGSDGKYRCKCECTCSSQNEDCCNQGESRKIAKQCKFTKQDGTEVDCECTCTCLCKSDCQGCPGKNGCNCDCSEKTAELGSDGKYRCKCECTCSSQKEDCCNQGESRKIVKQCKFTKQDGTEVDCECTCTCLCKSDYQGCPGKNSCNCDCSEKTAELGSDGKYRCKCECTCSSQNEDYCNQGESRKIVKQCKFTKQDCSEKTAELGPDGKYRCKCECTCSSQKKDCCKQGEFRKIVKQCKFTKQDGTEVDCECTCTCLCESDCQGCPGKNGCNCDCSEKTAELGPDGKYRCKCECTCSSQKKDCCKQGEFRKIVKQCKFTKQDGTEVDCECTCTCLCESDCQGCPGKNGCNCDCSEKTAELGPDGKYRCKCECTCSSQKKDCCKQGEFRKIVKHRKFTKQDGTEVDCECTCTCLCESDCQGCPGKNGCNCDCSEKTAKLGPDGKYRCKCECTCSSQKKDCCKQGEFRKIVKQCKFTKQDGTEVDCECTCTCLCESDCQGCPGKNSCNYECSDKTAQLGPDGKYRCTYECTC; from the exons atg AAAATGGATTGTTGTAAGCAAGGAGAATCCCGCAAAATTGTCAAACAATGCAAGTTTACTAAGCAAGACGGCACTGAAGTAGATTGCGAATGCACTTGCACATGCCTATGTGAAAGTGATTGCCAAGGTTGTCCTGGAAAAAACGGATGCAATTGCGACTGTTCTGAAAAAACTGCTGAACTAGGACCTGATGGAAAATACCGATGCAAATGTGAATGTACATGCAGCTCACAG AAAAAGGATTGTTGCAAGCAAGGAGAATTCCGCAAAATTGTCAAGCAATGCAAGTTTACTAAGCAAGACGGCACTGAAGTAGATTGCGAATGCACTTGCACATGCCTATGTAAAAGTGACTGCCAAGGTTGTCCTGGAAAAAACGGCTGCAATTGCGACTGTTCTGAAAAAACTGCTGAACTAGGATCTGATGGAAAATACCGATGCAAATGTGAATGTACATGCAGCTCACAG AAAGAGGATTGTTGTAATCAAGGAGAATCCCGTAAAATTGTCAAACAATGCAAGTTTACTAAGCAAGACGGCACTGAAGTAGATTGCGAATGCACTTGCACATGCCTATGTAAAAGTGACTACCAAGGTTGTCCTGGAAAAAACAGCTGCAATTGCGATTGTTCTGAAAAAACTGCTGAACTAGGATCTGATGGAAAATACCGATGCAAATGTGAATGTACATGCAGCTCACAG AAAGAGGATTGTTGTAATCAAGGAGAATCCCGCAAAATTGTCAAACAATGCAAGTTTACTAAGCAAGACGGCACTGAAGTAGATTGCGAATGCACTTGCACATGCCTATGTAAAAGTGACTGCCAAGGTTGTCCTATAAAAAACGGCTGCAATTGCGACTGTTCTGAAAAAACTGCTGAGATAGGATCTGATGGAAAATACCGATGCAAATGTGAATGTACATGCAGCTCACAG AAAGAGGATTGTTGTAATCAAGGAGAATCCCGCAAAATTGTCAAACAATGCAAGTTTACTAAGCAAGACGGCACTGAAGTAGATTGCGAATGCACTTGCACATGCCTATGTAAAAGTGACTGCCAAGGTTGTCCTGGAAAAAACAGCTGCAATTGCGACTGTTCTGAAAAAACTGCTGAACTAGGATCTGATGGAAAATACCGATGCAAATGTGAATGTACATGCAGCTCACAG AACGAGGATTGTTGTAATCAAGGAGAATCCCGCAAAATTGCCAAACAATGCAAGTTTACTAAGCAAGACGGCACTGAAGTAGATTGCGAATGCACTTGCACATGCCTATGTAAAAGTGACTGCCAAGGTTGTCCTGGAAAAAACGGCTGCAATTGCGACTGTTCTGAAAAAACTGCTGAACTAGGATCTGATGGAAAATACCGATGCAAATGTGAATGTACATGCAGCTCACAG AAAGAGGATTGTTGTAATCAAGGAGAATCCCGCAAAATTGTCAAACAATGCAAGTTTACTAAGCAAGACGGCACTGAAGTAGATTGCGAATGCACTTGCACATGCCTATGTAAAAGTGACTACCAAGGTTGTCCTGGAAAAAACAGCTGCAATTGCGATTGTTCTGAAAAAACTGCTGAACTAGGATCTGATGGAAAATACCGATGCAAATGTGAATGTACATGCAGCTCACAG AACGAGGATTATTGTAATCAAGGAGAATCCCGCAAAATTGTCAAACAATGCAAGTTTACTAAGCAAGACTGTTCTGAAAAAACTGCTGAACTAGGACCTGATGGAAAATACCGATGCAAATGTGAATGTACATGCAGCTCACAG AAAAAGGATTGTTGCAAGCAAGGAGAATTCCGCAAAATTGTCAAACAATGCAAGTTTACCAAGCAAGACGGCACTGAAGTAGATTGCGAATGCACTTGCACATGCCTATGTGAAAGTGACTGCCAAGGTTGTCCTGGAAAAAACGGCTGCAATTGCGACTGTTCTGAAAAAACTGCTGAACTAGGACCTGATGGAAAATACCGATGCAAATGTGAATGTACATGCAGCTCACAG AAAAAGGATTGTTGCAAGCAAGGAGAATTCCGCAAAATTGTCAAACAATGCAAGTTTACCAAGCAAGACGGCACTGAAGTAGATTGCGAATGCACTTGCACATGCCTATGTGAAAGTGACTGCCAAGGTTGTCCTGGAAAAAACGGCTGCAATTGCGACTGTTCTGAAAAAACTGCTGAACTAGGACCTGATGGAAAATACCGATGCAAATGTGAATGTACATGCAGCTCACAG AAAAAGGATTGTTGCAAGCAAGGAGAATTTCGCAAAATTGTCAAACATCGCAAGTTTACCAAGCAAGACGGCACTGAAGTAGATTGCGAATGCACTTGCACATGCCTATGTGAAAGTGACTGCCAAGGTTGTCCTGGAAAAAACGGCTGCAATTGCGACTGTTCTGAAAAAACTGCTAAACTAGGGCCTGATGGAAAATACCGATGCAAATGTGAATGTACATGCAGCTCACAG AAAAAGGATTGTTGCAAGCAAGGAGAATTTCGCAAAATTGTCAAACAATGCAAGTTTACCAAGCAAGACGGCACTGAAGTAGATTGCGAATGCACTTGCACATGCCTATGTGAAAGTGACTGCCAAGGTTGTCCTGGAAAAAATAGCTGTAATTACGAGTGCTCTGACAAAACTGCTCAGCTAGGACCCGATGGAAAATATCGATGCACATATGAATGTACATGTtag